Genomic segment of Bdellovibrio bacteriovorus:
TGATGTAAGCTCTTTTCCCCGGAGCTAATTTACATTCTTCTTGGTTAACGGAGTAAGCTCCTAGGAACTGCTGTAGACCTTGAGCGTGAGAGATGTTTGAAAATAAAACTATCGCGATGAGTGAGGAAACGAATTTCATAAAACCTCCGAGAGGTCTTATAAGCTATCTTCGGCGTAGATCAAAATTCGCGGTGCAAAACTTGTAATAGGTATAAAGCATATTCGAAACTGTCGCTTAGTTTTACAGAGTCGCGTGTTCAAGATAGTGGCGGACCATAGCTTCGACATTGCGAAGTTCCTGATCCACAAGTCCACGTTGGGGAGCAAGCTTGTCCGTATCCGCAAGATGAGCCTTAAAGAACGGCGCCATCCAAGGTTCTGCATTCACAACACCTTGCTGAAGAAGAAACTTGATATAAAAGTGCATCTTTAAAACGAGAGGATCCTTTGCGGTCTCGACAGCCTTTAAAGCATTCCCTAAAAGATTGAAAAGAAACTCAGAAGATTTATCACCTTCCTGACTGACTTTGCTCACACAATCAATCATGTGCAGAGCAAGTTCCAGGCGGTCATAGTCTTTACGAATACCAGGGAAGTCGTTCAGCAGAGTCGCTTCTTGAAGAACATTCAGCTGTCCTTCTTCGGCCTGTTTATAGGTGAAACTCACGAAATGGGTGGGTTCAAGCACTCCCCCACCGAAGCGCTTTTTACTTTTCAAGGCACCCCGAGCGATGAAAGACAGCTTTTCCCCGACGGGTGAAAGCGCGTGAAGGATCAAGT
This window contains:
- the recO gene encoding DNA repair protein RecO gives rise to the protein MTQGKDRFIILRKIKYSEADLILHALSPVGEKLSFIARGALKSKKRFGGGVLEPTHFVSFTYKQAEEGQLNVLQEATLLNDFPGIRKDYDRLELALHMIDCVSKVSQEGDKSSEFLFNLLGNALKAVETAKDPLVLKMHFYIKFLLQQGVVNAEPWMAPFFKAHLADTDKLAPQRGLVDQELRNVEAMVRHYLEHATL